In Myxococcales bacterium, the following proteins share a genomic window:
- a CDS encoding aldehyde dehydrogenase family protein, producing MTSPEFPRAAASSTTAPMPATSTAQMDEILARLQQRKDAWAKTPIDERLRLLRATLRGVVHEAAAWSEAISRIKGLDPHGQMHGEDWLAGPVVTARNIRQLIKSLEAGGQPKPLALRQRPGGQWVADVLPWDLWDRLVYTGWKASVWIEPGKPPTQGRAYREKAAHGAVGLVLAAGNVTSIGAMDVLHKMFIDNEVVVMKMNPVNEAGGPHIERAFRALVDAGLFAIVYGGAEVGQYLTDHPKVDTIHITGSDRTHDAIIWGGTAEEQAENKKAGTPRLAKPITSELGCVTPVLVMPGNWSPQEIEYQADQVAGMVAQNGSFNCNAAKVVVTWKGWALREPFLAALQRALQKAPPRKAYYPGAQQRYDAFLKHYPQHLALGQRGEGVVPWTFIPNVPAKAGEYALSNEAFCGVLAECTLDAASAADYFDAAQTFANDACWGTLSCMVIANPATQAAPQFDNFIAGLRYGGVAINGWAGAIYGLAQTTWGAFPGHPLDNIVSGRGSVHNTFMFDYPEKSVLTFPWKHAAKPVWSASHKHLADVGRGLLAMEAEPSVWKLPKLLIAALRG from the coding sequence ATGACCTCGCCTGAATTCCCGCGTGCCGCTGCCTCCAGCACCACCGCACCCATGCCGGCCACGTCGACCGCGCAGATGGATGAAATCTTGGCTCGCCTGCAGCAGCGCAAAGACGCCTGGGCCAAGACGCCGATTGATGAACGCCTGCGGCTGCTCCGCGCCACCTTGCGCGGCGTGGTGCACGAGGCGGCCGCGTGGTCAGAGGCCATTTCGCGGATAAAAGGCCTCGATCCGCACGGGCAAATGCATGGCGAAGACTGGCTCGCGGGGCCCGTGGTGACCGCGCGCAACATTCGCCAACTTATTAAGTCGCTCGAAGCAGGTGGGCAACCCAAGCCACTGGCGTTGCGCCAACGCCCCGGTGGCCAGTGGGTCGCCGACGTCTTGCCGTGGGATCTATGGGACCGCTTGGTCTACACCGGTTGGAAGGCCAGCGTTTGGATCGAACCCGGCAAGCCGCCGACGCAAGGCCGTGCCTATCGCGAAAAAGCGGCACACGGCGCGGTGGGGCTGGTGCTCGCCGCGGGCAACGTCACCTCCATTGGTGCGATGGACGTGCTGCACAAGATGTTTATCGACAACGAAGTCGTCGTCATGAAGATGAACCCGGTCAACGAGGCGGGCGGGCCGCATATTGAGCGCGCGTTTCGCGCTTTGGTCGATGCCGGTTTGTTCGCGATTGTCTATGGCGGCGCCGAGGTCGGCCAATATCTAACTGACCACCCCAAGGTCGACACCATCCACATTACGGGCTCAGACCGCACGCACGACGCCATCATCTGGGGCGGCACCGCCGAGGAACAAGCAGAAAATAAAAAGGCCGGCACGCCGCGGTTGGCCAAGCCAATTACGTCTGAGCTCGGCTGTGTCACGCCGGTGCTCGTCATGCCAGGCAATTGGTCGCCGCAAGAGATTGAATACCAGGCCGATCAGGTCGCCGGCATGGTCGCGCAAAACGGCTCGTTTAACTGCAATGCCGCCAAGGTGGTGGTGACGTGGAAGGGGTGGGCGCTGCGCGAGCCATTTTTGGCGGCATTGCAGCGAGCCTTGCAAAAGGCGCCGCCACGCAAAGCCTACTATCCTGGCGCGCAGCAACGCTACGATGCGTTCCTCAAACACTACCCGCAACATCTCGCGCTCGGGCAACGCGGCGAGGGCGTGGTGCCATGGACGTTTATTCCGAACGTGCCCGCCAAGGCTGGAGAGTACGCGCTTTCTAACGAAGCCTTTTGCGGCGTGCTAGCCGAATGCACGCTCGACGCCGCGAGCGCCGCGGACTACTTTGACGCCGCGCAAACGTTTGCCAACGATGCCTGCTGGGGCACGCTGTCTTGCATGGTCATCGCCAACCCGGCGACGCAAGCCGCGCCACAGTTTGACAACTTCATCGCGGGCCTGCGCTATGGCGGCGTTGCGATCAATGGTTGGGCCGGCGCGATCTACGGCCTGGCGCAAACCACGTGGGGCGCCTTTCCTGGCCATCCGCTCGACAACATCGTCTCGGGGCGCGGCTCGGTGCACAACACGTTTATGTTCGACTATCCCGAAAAGTCGGTGCTGACGTTTCCGTGGAAGCACGCGGCTAAGCCGGTGTGGTCGGCCTCGCACAAGCATCTCGCGGACGTCGGCAGGGGGCTGCTTGCCATGGAGGCCGAGCCGAGCGTGTGGAAGCTGCCCAAGCTGCTCATCG